From the genome of Streptomyces sp. NBC_00659, one region includes:
- a CDS encoding TetR/AcrR family transcriptional regulator, translated as MTTAKRDTYTPETLLSVAVQVFNERGYDGTSMEHLSKAAGISKSSIYHHVSGKEELLRRAVSRALDGLFEILDEEHARVGRAVQRLEYVVRRMVEVLTSELPYVTLLLRVRGNTDTERWALERRRDFDHRVAELLKAAAADGDVRGDVEVRLATRLVFGMINSLVEWYRPDARGMAAQEVADAVVVLVFGGLRQEP; from the coding sequence GTGACCACCGCCAAACGGGACACGTACACGCCCGAGACGCTGCTCTCCGTCGCCGTCCAGGTCTTCAACGAACGCGGCTACGACGGCACCTCCATGGAGCACCTCTCCAAGGCGGCCGGCATCTCCAAGTCGTCGATATACCACCATGTCTCGGGCAAGGAGGAGCTGCTGCGGCGCGCGGTGAGCCGGGCGCTGGACGGCCTCTTCGAGATCCTCGACGAGGAGCACGCGCGCGTGGGACGTGCCGTGCAGCGACTGGAGTACGTGGTGCGGCGCATGGTCGAGGTGCTCACCTCGGAGCTGCCCTACGTGACGCTGCTCCTGCGGGTGCGCGGCAACACGGACACCGAGCGGTGGGCCCTGGAACGGCGCCGCGACTTCGACCACAGGGTCGCCGAGCTCCTGAAGGCAGCGGCCGCCGACGGGGACGTACGCGGCGACGTGGAGGTCCGGCTCGCGACCCGGCTGGTCTTCGGAATGATCAACTCGCTCGTGGAGTGGTACCGCCCCGACGCACGGGGCATGGCCGCGCAGGAAGTGGCCGACGCCGTGGTGGTGCTGGTCTTCGGAGGGCTCCGGCAGGAGCCCTGA